A window from Lytechinus pictus isolate F3 Inbred chromosome 9, Lp3.0, whole genome shotgun sequence encodes these proteins:
- the LOC129268593 gene encoding uncharacterized oxidoreductase YjmC-like isoform X1 yields the protein MAFSPAFPAVLLRSTSRTLKDCLHVSRRFSRSPHLSQEAIDYGYVAVAEAQAFMERCMVATGVSTDHASALAEVLACADHRGHYSHGMNRLEMYVKDIKSGITEKTGEPTILKELAGTAWVDGNNLLGPVVGKFCIDLAIKKAKEAGIGWVVAKGSNHYSIAGWYTLRAIEQGMIGLSTTNTSPLVVPTRARKAMFGTNPISCGAPAENGDSYVLDMATSTVALGKIELNAVKEIPIPNGWGCDASGTESNDPKAVISGGGLLPLGGSEIAGGYKGYGLAMMVEVLSGILGGGAFGPNIRKWKTSNQVANLGQIFVAINPEAFAPGFEGRMSSLMDMCRSAEPAEGETEVLVAGDPERKNIAKVEKDGGLRYHNNLLRNMDTLATGLGVEPIKRN from the exons TGATTACGGATATGTGGCGGTTGCGGAGGCCCAGGCCTTCATGGAGAGGTGTATGGTTGCCACAGGGGTTTCCACCGATCATGCATCAGCCCTAGCGGAAGTCCTGGCCTGTGCTGACCATAGAGGGCACTATAGTCATGGGATGAACCGCTTAG aaatGTATGTTAAAGACATAAAGAGTGGTATCACAGAGAAGACTGGAGAGCCTACTATATTAAAG GAACTTGCAGGTACAGCTTGGGTGGATGGTAATAATCTACTAGGTCCCGTCGTGGGGAAGTTCTGCATTGATCTTGCCATAAAGAAAGCCAAGGAAGCCGGTATAGGATGGGTGGTTGCAAAAG GTTCCAATCATTACAGTATTGCTGGATGGTACACATTAAGAGCTATAGAGCAAGGGATGATTGGTCTTAGTACTACAAACACATCACCTCTAGTGGTACCTACACGAGCAAGAAAG GCAATGTTTGGAACAAACCCTATATCGTGCGGTGCACCGGCCGAGAATGGGGATAGTTATGTACTTGATATGGCCACATCCACTGTAGCATTGGGGAAG ATAGAATTGAATGCTGTCAAGGAGATCCCAATCCCGAACGGCTGGGGATGTGATGCTTCCGGAACG GAGTCTAATGATCCCAAAGCCGTCATATCAGGAGGAGGATTACTCCCCCTGGGTGGGTCAGAGATTGCTGGTGGATATAAG GGCTATGGTCTCGCCATGATGGTGGAGGTTCTTAGTGGCATCTTAGGAGGAGGGGCCTTTGGACCCAACATTAGGAAATGGAAAACAAGCAACCAAGTAGCAAATCTG GGCCAGATATTTGTAGCGATCAACCCTGAGGCTTTTGCGCCTGGTTTTGAAGGGAGAATGAGCTCACTCATGGACATGTGTCGGAGTGCTGAACCA GCAGAGGGAGAGACAGAGGTTCTCGTAGCTGGTGACCCGGAAAGGAAGAACATTGCCAAAGTTGAAAAAGATGGTGGTCTGAGATATCACAACAACCTATTGAGGAATATG GATACCTTAGCAACAGGTCTCGGAGTAGAGCCCATCAAGAGAAACTAA
- the LOC129268593 gene encoding uncharacterized oxidoreductase YjmC-like isoform X2 has protein sequence MTERESDYGYVAVAEAQAFMERCMVATGVSTDHASALAEVLACADHRGHYSHGMNRLEMYVKDIKSGITEKTGEPTILKELAGTAWVDGNNLLGPVVGKFCIDLAIKKAKEAGIGWVVAKGSNHYSIAGWYTLRAIEQGMIGLSTTNTSPLVVPTRARKAMFGTNPISCGAPAENGDSYVLDMATSTVALGKIELNAVKEIPIPNGWGCDASGTESNDPKAVISGGGLLPLGGSEIAGGYKGYGLAMMVEVLSGILGGGAFGPNIRKWKTSNQVANLGQIFVAINPEAFAPGFEGRMSSLMDMCRSAEPAEGETEVLVAGDPERKNIAKVEKDGGLRYHNNLLRNMDTLATGLGVEPIKRN, from the exons TGATTACGGATATGTGGCGGTTGCGGAGGCCCAGGCCTTCATGGAGAGGTGTATGGTTGCCACAGGGGTTTCCACCGATCATGCATCAGCCCTAGCGGAAGTCCTGGCCTGTGCTGACCATAGAGGGCACTATAGTCATGGGATGAACCGCTTAG aaatGTATGTTAAAGACATAAAGAGTGGTATCACAGAGAAGACTGGAGAGCCTACTATATTAAAG GAACTTGCAGGTACAGCTTGGGTGGATGGTAATAATCTACTAGGTCCCGTCGTGGGGAAGTTCTGCATTGATCTTGCCATAAAGAAAGCCAAGGAAGCCGGTATAGGATGGGTGGTTGCAAAAG GTTCCAATCATTACAGTATTGCTGGATGGTACACATTAAGAGCTATAGAGCAAGGGATGATTGGTCTTAGTACTACAAACACATCACCTCTAGTGGTACCTACACGAGCAAGAAAG GCAATGTTTGGAACAAACCCTATATCGTGCGGTGCACCGGCCGAGAATGGGGATAGTTATGTACTTGATATGGCCACATCCACTGTAGCATTGGGGAAG ATAGAATTGAATGCTGTCAAGGAGATCCCAATCCCGAACGGCTGGGGATGTGATGCTTCCGGAACG GAGTCTAATGATCCCAAAGCCGTCATATCAGGAGGAGGATTACTCCCCCTGGGTGGGTCAGAGATTGCTGGTGGATATAAG GGCTATGGTCTCGCCATGATGGTGGAGGTTCTTAGTGGCATCTTAGGAGGAGGGGCCTTTGGACCCAACATTAGGAAATGGAAAACAAGCAACCAAGTAGCAAATCTG GGCCAGATATTTGTAGCGATCAACCCTGAGGCTTTTGCGCCTGGTTTTGAAGGGAGAATGAGCTCACTCATGGACATGTGTCGGAGTGCTGAACCA GCAGAGGGAGAGACAGAGGTTCTCGTAGCTGGTGACCCGGAAAGGAAGAACATTGCCAAAGTTGAAAAAGATGGTGGTCTGAGATATCACAACAACCTATTGAGGAATATG GATACCTTAGCAACAGGTCTCGGAGTAGAGCCCATCAAGAGAAACTAA